The following coding sequences lie in one Rhodospirillales bacterium genomic window:
- the ybgC gene encoding tol-pal system-associated acyl-CoA thioesterase, which translates to MAKAKAGARREAGLAERAEEHIFRLRVYYEDTDAGGVVYYANYLRFAERARTEMLRERGIESSRLMAEEGVAFAVRRCAADYLRPARLDDRLEVRTRLTALGGASLDLEQRIVRADDGAEAVRLDLTLACMTRAGKAARIPAKVRGCLHEINGTER; encoded by the coding sequence ATGGCTAAAGCGAAGGCGGGGGCTAGGCGCGAAGCGGGGCTTGCCGAACGGGCGGAAGAGCATATCTTCCGGTTGCGCGTTTATTACGAGGACACCGACGCGGGCGGCGTCGTCTATTACGCCAACTACCTGCGCTTCGCCGAACGGGCGCGAACCGAAATGTTGCGCGAGCGCGGAATCGAAAGCTCGCGGCTGATGGCAGAAGAGGGCGTCGCCTTCGCCGTGCGCCGCTGCGCCGCCGACTATCTCCGGCCGGCGCGGCTCGATGATCGGCTCGAGGTCCGCACCCGCCTCACGGCGCTGGGCGGGGCCTCGCTCGACCTCGAACAGCGGATCGTGCGCGCGGACGACGGCGCCGAGGCGGTCCGCCTCGATCTGACGTTGGCCTGCATGACCCGGGCGGGCAAGGCGGCCCGGATTCCCGCCAAGGTGCGCG